A genome region from Gadus chalcogrammus isolate NIFS_2021 chromosome 5, NIFS_Gcha_1.0, whole genome shotgun sequence includes the following:
- the nkx2.1 gene encoding homeobox protein Nkx-2.1, which produces MSMSPKHTTPFSVSDILSPLEESYKKVSMENNNLGAPLTSYRQPQVSQAAMQQHHMGHNGSVSAYHMTAAGVSQLSHSAMGGYCNGNLGNMSDLQSYQDGMRSGATATGWYGANPDPRFSTISRFMGSSSGMNMGSMGSLSSLADVGKGLGPLSSTPRRKRRVLFSQAQVYELERRFKQQKYLSAPEREHLASMIHLTPTQVKIWFQNHRYKMKRQAKDKVSQQQMQQENGSCQQQQQSPRRVAVPVLVKDGKPCQGSGHPPTASGQSLHQQGSNIMIMSNNSGGLGPHQGQQGGSTDHSPDLVQHSPPSLQSQVAGLSHLNPSGGEYGTALQCSALLYGRTW; this is translated from the exons ATGTCGATGAGCCCTAAGCATACGACTCCTTTTTCTGTTTCCGATATCCTGAGTCCCCTTGAGGAGAGCTATAAGAAAGTAAGTATGGAGAACAACAACTTGGGGGCGCCGCTCACTTCGTACCGGCAGCCTCAGGTCTCTCAGGCGGCCATGCAGCAGCACCACATGGGCCACAACGGGAGTGTGTCCGCATACCACATGACCGCCGCGGGGGTCTCCCAGCTCTCGCACTCGGCCATGGGCGGCTACTGTAACGGCAACCTGGGCAACATGAGCGACCTGCAGTCGTACCAGGACGGCATGCGGAGCGGTGCCACGGCCACCGGCTGGTACGGGGCAAACCCCGACCCGCGCTTCTCCACCA TTTCCCGCTTCATGGGGTCCTCCTCGGGAATGAACATGGGCAGCATGGGCAGCCTGAGCTCCCTGGCGGACGTCGGGAAGGGCCTGGGTCCGCTGTCGAGCACCCCGCGGCGGAAGAGACGCGTGCTGTTCTCGCAGGCGCAGGTGTACGAGCTGGAGCGGCGCTTCAAACAGCAGAAGTACCTGTCGGCGCCGGAGCGGGAGCACCTGGCCAGCATGATCCACCTCACGCCGACCCAGGTGAAAATATGGTTCCAAAATCACCGGTACAAGATGAAGCGCCAAGCTAAGGACAAAGTGTCGCAGCAACAGATGCAGCAGGAGAACGGCTCgtgtcagcagcagcagcagtccccgCGGCGCGTGGCCGTGCCAGTGTTGGTGAAGGACGGCAAGCCGTGTCAAGGTAGCGGTCACCCTCCCACGGCCTCCGGACAGAGCCTCCACCAGCAGGGCTCCAACATCATGATCATGTCCAATAACAGCGGTGGGCTCGGGCCGCACCAGGGCCAGCAGGGGGGTAGCACGGACCACTCGCCCGACCTCGTGCAACACAGTCCGCCCTCCCTGCAGAGCCAGGTGGCCGGCCTGTCTCACCTCAACCCCTCGGGAGGGGAGTACGGGACCGCTTTGCAGTGTTCCGCCCTGCTTTACGGCAGGACGTGGTGA
- the nkx2.9 gene encoding NK2 transcription factor related, locus 9: protein MANVPTKLSFSVRSILDLPEHESEAAPVLSRPSSHYSSWIDYGGSPYMSSDEGGLEASPDSTKPEESAADSESDQNSSANSKKKKRRVLFSKAQTFELERRFRQQRYLSAPEREHLAHLLGLTPTQVKIWFQNHRYKMKRGRAEASQEMAQSQMLRRVVVPILVRDGKPYQSSLFDADRDGCMAPGASHAPSFSMASYPSFQHASTVALAPRYQHFASPAESRHAFVWRDLWNNSVHFSAFK, encoded by the exons ATGGCCAACGTGCCAACAAAATTGAGTTTTTCCGTCCGGAGCATTCTGGATCTTCCCGAGCATGAGTCCGAGGCGGCTCCAGTCCTCTCGCGCCCCAGCTCGCACTATTCCTCCTGGATAGACTACGGCGGGAGTCCTTATATGT CTTCGGACGAAGGCGGCCTTGAGGCGTCCCCCGATTCCACCAAACCCGAAGAATCCGCCGCGGACTCAGAGTCCGACCAGAACTCATCCGCCAACAGTAAGAAGAAGAAACGCCGCGTGCTCTTCTCCAAGGCCCAGACCTTCGAGCTCGAGCGACGGTTCCGCCAGCAGCGGTACCTGTCGGCCCCGGAGCGCGAGCATCTAGCGCACCTGCTCGGCCTGACGCCGACGCAGGTGaagatctggttccagaaccACCGCTACAAGATGAAGAGAGGACGCGCCGAGGCCTCGCAGGAAATGGCCCAATCTCAAATGCTGCGCAGAGTCGTCGTGCCGATTCTGGTTCGGGACGGAAAGCCTTATCAGAGCTCCTTATTTGACGCGGATCGGGACGGTTGCATGGCGCCCGGTGCCTCTCACGCaccctccttctccatggcGTCCTACCCGTCTTTCCAGCACGCGTCCACGGTCGCCCTCGCGCCCAGATACCAGCACTTTGCCAGCCCAGCCGAATCCAGACATGCGTTCGTGTGGAGAGACCTTTGGAACAATTCAGTTCACTTCAGTGCCTTTAAGTAA